The Deltaproteobacteria bacterium DNA window TTTCTTTCCCAGTCAGATGCCTGACATGGAAGAAGACTAACTCCGTAAAGGTGTCAACAGCTGCCTGGTGATGTTTCTCTGGTTCAGCCGCATGGTTGCCGACCAACCTGGGCAGAAATCTACTATATTTGCCTGCCACTGTCAATGTGGGCACGGTTGCAAGGCTCGGCTCACTATTCCACGATGTGGTGCGCACTGCAGGCGGTTTTCCTGTTGGTCAAAAAGAGGCCGCTGCTCACCAGCACCAGACCGAGCAGCAGAGAAAGATCGATTGTCTCTTTGAGCAGCAGCCAGGCGAGAAGAACTGCGCTTACAGGGACAATATTTATAAAGACGGCGGCCCGCGAGGCGCCGATCATCTGAATGCCTTCATAGTACCACCAGAATCCAAGTGCTGAGCCAAAAAAGCCCAGATAGAAGATGCTCATCCAGGCCTGCAAGGAGCAGTGAGTAACAGTGTAGGAAAGGTTTTCCAACAAGGCTGGATAACTAAGGGCGACAGCGCCAATCAGACAGGAATAGGTAACAGCAATCATTGGCGCCAGGTTCTTCATAATGACCTTGCCAACAAGTGAGTATGCCGTCCAGCTGAAGACACAGCCTATGATATAGACCTCTCCCCAACCCATAGAGCCCCTGAAGATTTCCAGCGGGTTCCCCCGAGAGATCACCACCACAGCACCCAACACACAAAAGAGGATGCCGAAGAGCGTCGACACATAGAGTTTTTCTTTGAAAAAAAATGCAGAGCAAAGAGCAATGAGTACGGGGTTGCTGGCGATTATCAGGGATGCCCTGCTGGCAGTAACAGTCTTGAGTCCAGAGAAGAACAGAGCATTGTAGCTGAAAACCCCGGTGAGGCCCAGGAGCACGGCGAGGAGCAGCTCCCTTCTTTTTAATAAGGGGAGTCTGCCTTCGTGCCTGCTTACCAGAAGGCACAGAAATATTGAGGCCAACAGGAAGCGAAGAAAGGCTGCTGAAAAGGGTCCCATTTCCTGAGCAAGCACCCTGCCGGCTACAAATGTGCCCCCCCAGAAAATAGCAGTCAGAACCAGTTTTATGTAAACGAGCATGAAGCACTCGCTGAGGAGTGTCGGCGTATGACAGCCGCTGTGCAGATTGGCGCCAGGTACTCGACAGTCGAATTTGAGCAAGATAGATTACTGTCAGACGCCGGTCACTTCCCGAGCCAAACATGCAAGATGCAAAGACCCATTGGGGCAGCTCACTGTCATGGACGCTCTGCGTGCACGGAGACTATCTGCCGGCGCCAATCCCTCTGCAGGCAATGTAGACTATTGCAGTGCCGTCTGGTAGGCAATTGAAAATGTGCCTATTTTTTCGGAATACAATCCTCCCGGAAAAGGCAATTATCCTGGTCACAGAAATCAACTGCTGTGCCGAAACAGTCAAAATTTCCCTCAGCCTTTTGAATCGACTTGATCAGTTCCGCTTTGCGCAGTTTGCGGGGTTTGAGGCCAAGGCGTTGCGCCATGACACGCAGCTCTTTCACTGTCATTGTTCACTCCTTCTATATGGTGCATCTTTTTGTCAACTGTGGCTGCGACATACTACTGCTTCCCTGCAAACTGTCAAGAGATTTTCAGGAGCCTGCCCTATTTTGCTGTGCAGCAGATGGGCGAATTCTATGCAAATGACTGAGCTTGAAAAGGCCGCGCCAGGGAGGGCTGATGCTAGATGTAGTCGACGAGCTCTTTGCGAACCGCATAGCGGACCAGTTCGGCGGTGTTCTTGCAGCCGAGTTTAGTGCGAATGTTAGTTCTATGAGTATCAACCGTCCTCAGACTTATGTTGAGAATTTCGCTGATTTCCTTCCTGCTCCTGCCCTCGGCGATTAATTTGAGCACTTTCTTTTCGCGTTTGGAAAGTCCTGGCAGGGATCGCCTGCGCGAATTGAG harbors:
- a CDS encoding DMT family transporter; translation: MLVYIKLVLTAIFWGGTFVAGRVLAQEMGPFSAAFLRFLLASIFLCLLVSRHEGRLPLLKRRELLLAVLLGLTGVFSYNALFFSGLKTVTASRASLIIASNPVLIALCSAFFFKEKLYVSTLFGILFCVLGAVVVISRGNPLEIFRGSMGWGEVYIIGCVFSWTAYSLVGKVIMKNLAPMIAVTYSCLIGAVALSYPALLENLSYTVTHCSLQAWMSIFYLGFFGSALGFWWYYEGIQMIGASRAAVFINIVPVSAVLLAWLLLKETIDLSLLLGLVLVSSGLFLTNRKTACSAHHIVE
- a CDS encoding Rho termination factor N-terminal domain-containing protein, translating into MTVKELRVMAQRLGLKPRKLRKAELIKSIQKAEGNFDCFGTAVDFCDQDNCLFREDCIPKK